A single Candidatus Bipolaricaulota bacterium DNA region contains:
- a CDS encoding chromate transporter, with product TGQGRVIEMGMLFHLFASFFLIGISAYGGGIATIALIQHEIVAVHGWLTATQMRDVIPIAQMTPGPIAINSATLTGYKICGIGGAILASLAVITPGILLLIGYTLTVSHLRSKDTLNRVKLALHPGILALIIYSVYTFGSVSIDGLTTGGIAAAAFLAMLFAGRRVHPVLIIIAAGLLGIAIFH from the coding sequence ATACAGGGCAAGGGAGGGTAATCGAGATGGGGATGTTGTTTCACCTCTTCGCAAGCTTCTTCTTGATCGGGATAAGCGCTTATGGCGGGGGGATCGCCACCATCGCGCTCATCCAACATGAGATCGTCGCAGTGCACGGATGGCTGACTGCAACCCAGATGCGCGATGTCATCCCCATCGCCCAGATGACGCCGGGGCCGATCGCGATCAACTCCGCCACACTGACCGGCTACAAGATCTGTGGGATCGGCGGCGCCATTCTCGCCTCGCTCGCCGTGATCACCCCTGGGATCCTCCTTCTGATCGGGTACACCCTCACCGTATCCCACCTGCGCTCAAAAGATACTCTCAACCGCGTGAAGTTGGCGCTGCACCCGGGAATCCTCGCCCTTATCATCTATTCCGTCTACACCTTTGGATCGGTCTCCATCGATGGACTCACCACCGGCGGGATCGCTGCCGCTGCGTTCCTCGCCATGCTGTTCGCCGGAAGGAGAGTGCACCCGGTGCTCATCATCATCGCAGCGGGCCTGCTGGGGATCGCCATCTTCCATTGA
- a CDS encoding asparaginase — protein sequence MKITILTTGGTIEKTYNEHDGSLRNYHTILPKMLSTLRLPDLDVTYKKVVFKDSLEMTEEDRRRILDEVRRMLPESDAIVILHGTDTLSKTGELLHRELAELRIPIILTGAMRPYEFRDTDAVQNVTESLLAARLIPPGVYVVMHNRVLRFPGVVKDHDRLTFTKP from the coding sequence ATGAAGATCACGATTCTGACAACCGGTGGTACGATCGAAAAGACGTACAACGAACATGATGGTTCGCTCCGCAACTACCACACCATCCTCCCGAAGATGCTCTCCACCCTCCGTCTCCCCGACCTCGACGTCACCTACAAGAAGGTCGTGTTCAAGGACTCACTTGAGATGACCGAGGAGGATCGCCGCAGGATCTTGGACGAGGTGCGCCGGATGCTCCCAGAGTCGGATGCGATCGTGATCCTGCACGGGACCGACACCCTGTCCAAGACAGGAGAACTACTGCATCGGGAACTGGCGGAACTCCGGATCCCGATCATCCTCACCGGGGCGATGCGCCCGTACGAATTCCGCGACACCGACGCGGTGCAGAACGTGACCGAGTCCCTACTCGCCGCCCGCCTCATCCCACCCGGAGTCTACGTAGTGATGCACAACCGCGTCCTCCGCTTCCCCGGGGTGGTGAAGGACCACGACCGTCTCACGTTCACAAAGCCTTAA